The genomic segment TTTGCCCTGTGCAACTAACAGCTCTATTTTCCATTATAAAAGCCCTCAGCATATTATCCTTGTATTTTTAGGTTTCCTCTGCTTGAGATTAAGGCTTAAAGAAATGTTCAGTAaacagtaaaagaaataaaatgttagAAATTTAAATAGACCGGAAAAGGGCATACCAGCATCTCCTGCTATTAACTTTTTGCATTTAACACTTCTCAGAATTATGCAATATTCACAGTATTATAGAATATTAACAAGAGCGCAGAACTCGAGCACTTACCTGGGTTAAATCAAAGTTTTCCTGTGTGGGGTAAAGCGGGTCTGTGAGTACAGGGAGCCCCTCAAGGTTCCAGGTCCATCCCAGGACCAGCAGAGTAACCACAGTCGCTGCTTTCTGCATCTCGCCAGCCTGTCTCTCCACGTGTCGGTAACAATGTCTCCTAAGTATGAACCATCAAAACAGCCCCCTCTCACCTCTTGAATAGGAGACAGTGCATTGAACTGTTATGGGCTATGTTAGCCGTGCCCCCTCGTGTACTCACCCCCCCCACAgctgagtaaaaacaaacaagtaaaaGAGCAAAGTTCTGATTTTGTGTATCTCACCTTGTATTTTGTCTCATCTCACCTGACCACAGTAATGCAAACAAATCAATACTTTTCATGATTTGAGGGACTAATGAGTAACAATAGCATACTAGTTCATGCTAATGTGTATAAGTTAGAGAAGGTATCTTTTCTGAACTACAGAGCCCATAATGCTTTGGGGGCATATACAAAAAGTTACGTATCTTGGCGAGTAAGTTGCCGGCTACAGCTCCACCTTGTAATACCTAAATTACTATTGGTAGCTCAAGCTTGCACTTTGTACCAGTGGATGTACAGACCAGGACCCCATGATCACACTGGAACCTGaaaaatgttatattattattcaCAGACAGGTTAGAGAGCAAAGAGGACCAGATATGACTGGATAGTAGGTTAGCCAAAATCACATATCTGATCCCATTTCAGAATCACAATTTCTGAGGGCTTGGATTGGACTGATGTATGATTCCAGACATGtgtaaattgtaacattataaAGTTACTAAACTGTAACTTTATAATGTGAAACCATGATGTTGGAGTAAATTTACAAGGTATCCAcatgcatttcatttcatttattcatttataaagcacatttaataaCAACAGggagttgaccaaagtgctgtacaacatAACAATTAAACAGTgacattaacaacaacaacagataaaagttaaaagaaaattagGATAAAAGAATTGGTAACTCTCCTACAGTTTTGAAAGCCAGagtaaaaaaatatgttttaagatGCGATTTAAAAAGAGTAACAGTTGGGGCCTTTCTAATGTGGAGAGGTAGATCATTCCACATTTTCGGTGCCACAACCGCAAATGCCCGATCTCCTCTATGAACCATCCTAGACTTATGTAAAGTAAGGAGTAGGTGGTCACTTGATCGAAGGGCTCTAGAGGTTGTATACAGCTGCACAAGGTCAGACAAATAGTCCGGTGCCTGGCCATTTAGCACTTTATAAGTTAAAAGTaagattttgaatttaattctAAAACGCactggaagccaatgaagggaagcaaGCACCGGAGTAATATGTTGGTGTTTCTTCACACGAGTCAAAAGGtgagctgcagcattctgtACAAGTTGGAGCTGGGCCAAGCTGGACTGACTGACACCCACATAAAGTGAATTGTAGTAATCCAGTTGAGATAAAAAAAACGCATGAATTGCTCGTTCCAAGTTTCTAAAGGATAGAAAAGATCTCACTTTGGATAGGagccttaatttaaaaaaggaccGCTGGACAACTGAAttaatttgtttctcaaatGTAAGTTTGCTATCCAAGAAAACCCCCAGGTTTTTTACATGCGTTTTAACAGCACATGTTAGGTTACATAAGTCCAAATCTGGGGCATTGAAATTACAGCTTGGTCCAAGAATAATTACCTCCGTTTTATCCTTGTTGAAGGTAAGAAAATTTGAGGCCATCCAGGTTTTAACTTCATCGAGACATTTGACTAACGATTCCATGGGCGCGGAGGTGTTTCTATTAAACCGAAGATAAATCTGGGTGTCATCGGCATATGAGTGAAAGCAGATGTTATGCTTCCTAAAGATTAGGCCTAGGGGCAACATATAGATTGAAAAAAGAATTGGGCCTAATACGGAACCCTGTGGGACACCACAAGCAAAAGGAGCTGGAGAAGAAATAAAATCATCAAGGCTCACGGAAAACGTCCTCTCAGAGAGGTACGACCTAAACCATTCCAAGGGGATACCTTTGATACCACATTGCTCCAAACGGGAGATCAGAATGCTGTGGTCAAAGGCTGCAGTTAAGTCTAGGAGCAGGAGCACAGCTGGGTCTCCTGAGTCAGTGATTAATAAAATATCATTAAGTATTTTTAAGAGGgcagtttctgtgctgtggTGGGTTTTGAAGCCCAACTGGAACTTCTCAAAAATATTATGACTGTTTAGAAAGGATTGGAGCTGCTCAAATACAATCCTTTCCAAAATTTTTGACAGAAACGGTAGCTTGGAAACAGGTCTAAAATTAGCAAGAACAGAAGAATCAAGATTCGTTTTTTTGAGTACTGGCTGCACTACAGCGTGCTTGTATCCAGTTGGTACTACTCCAGTGCTGAGACTGCTATTAAAATAGTTAAAATGTCAGGACCGACTACCTtaataatcttttttaaaaaatgggttGGGACTCCATCTGAGGGGCAGGATGAGGTCTTTATGCTATTGCAAAGCTCTTCTACCTGGTTAAGACATACAGCCTTAAACTGGTCAAAAGCAGTTGAGGGGGTATATGTTAATGAGACATTATACAGAGATAGGGTAGATGTAGATCGAAGCCTTTCTAtcttattaataaaaaactgcAAGAATCTATCGCAAGTTTCAATGGAGCTATCTATATGGAAAGCGGGGGAGGTATTCAAGACCGATTCAATAACTGAGAAAAGAGTTCGGGGGTTATTAGAGTTGTTCTCAATAATGCTTGCGAAAAACTTAGATTTTTCGGCTTTTACGATGACTTGATATCTAGATGGGCTCTCTCTCAGCAGCAGGAAAGAGACTTGTAACttgtcttttttccattttcgtTCAGCCTTCCTGCCTTCATGCATGATTCTGTTTCAGTTCTCTGCCTCCATGTCCCGTTGGGGAGCGGTGCAGcccattttgaaaatgaatccTTGGGGCAGTGAAACATGTAGGAAACATTTGTACATGAGATATTTTATTACACTTGCCATATGTTTGGTGCTTTTTTTCTCAAATAGCATGGTCGCTTTATTTGGAATAGTATTGACAATAGAatattatctttaaataaatattagtcACATCTCTTAAACTTGCACATCCAAATGCATATGATAAATAATTGTAGAAACTATTAGCACACCATGCCATATATAGCAGGTGGTGAAGCTTTAAGGGGGGCTTAAAAGTTAAAGTCCTTTCTTTGTATTTAAACTTGTttcacacattaaaaaacaatttgaaTTTTGGACCATGTACCAGCTGTATATTAAATCTTTGCAGTATGATATAACAACTTGAAATTCCTTTATGTACTCTGAAAATCCAAATTAATTAAGATAAACTTTTGATTTGCAAAGTGCTTATACACATCAGAATTTCATATTGACATGGAAAGTATTTCATGTATAAAGGTAGACCATTGTGGTGTAGTATTCACTGTGGGAGCCTGGCACTATCAAAACAGTCTAAATAAACATACTTAGTGAATGTGATTGTGACATGATTGCCTGGTTTTCTTGTGATGATCATATCCTTCAGGTTTTACACTTGATCCTGTAGTAAATAcatatttattaaaatgctCAAATTGGACAGAAACACAACATCCTTattgcatttacatttacatatttttatttatatcaacAGTTAACAAGAGAGGGGAAGAACAGAGTGGAGGCAAAGTCGAgtgggtgatttgtgacagatggatagcagcaagagtaaAAGGAAGGTTTAAACGCTGGTAATGAGACCCGGTATGATGTttggtttggagacagtggcactgacaaaaagacctCGAGGTGGCAGACCTCGAGGTTGAGCTCAAGCTCAAGGTGGTAGAGCTGAAGATGCTCAGGTTTTTATTGGGATTGACCAAAATAGACAGGATTAGAAACGTCTACCACAGAGGGACAGCTCAAGTAGAGCAGTTCAGAAATAAAGTTAGAGCAGTAAGGCTGAGACGATTTAGATATAAGCAAAGAAAGTATAGTGGATGTACTTGGCAAAGGATGTTGAACATgtagctgccaggcaggagggaaagaggagattcatggatgtagtgaaggaggacatgcagaggattTATCTGACAGGAGGATGGTAAGGATAGGGTCAGATGGTAACAGTGAACTCTTCTTGGGGATGTGTCCCACGTGGAACCATGTTTCTATTTAACCCTTTTTGGAACAAAAACCTGAAATAATGACATACAAGGTATTAAAATGCATTAAAGACTCATCACTTTAACATAGTTATAAATCTTGGGTTTTACAGTGTTATGTTAGTGTGTTAGTGTGAAGCATGCACCTGAGTAGGTGTCTCTGTCATCTTTTCACCTGGAACACACTCACCTGTAAAGGCAGAAGGATTAGAGTTGATGACTTTCTAAAATGCAGTTAATAATAGAAAACACTAAAcatgcaaaacacaaacacacagtatcTTAAAAAACACAACCATGAAGATAATATTCAATAACAGGAGGGAAAAATCAATAACAATAAGGGTGTCAAACATGGCTGTCCCAGCAGGTGAATCTGATGGCTTTGCAAAATCTGAAAACTGCAGAGGAGGACTGCGCCATTTCTGCACAAAGAGGGCTGTAAAACTGGCAAAATACAAAGACGTTACCCATCACCTGCAATATCACACCAAGTTAAGAAGGTCAAGCCCAAGTGCTAACTGCTGTAATGATAGTAAACCATCAGAATGAGATCGAAGAGATGCTGATCGCTAAAGTTTTCTTGGAGAGTGACTGGGGAGGCTAGATTAAAAATCAGAGGGTTAGCTCAGGTTGAACAGCGTGTAAAGAtgatttggacatgtgcagaggataGTGAATATACTGAGCAAAGAATGTTAAAGATGGAGATGACGAGTATAAGACATATCACCAGTAGTTCTCAGGGAATGTGTGCACCTTTGTCCTGATTCATGATGACAGCATCGTCTCTCATTCCATGCTCTCTGACCAGTGTTTTAAAGTGATCCAGCACAGCGGGCCCTGCTTCCACAGTCCGACCTGAAGAGGACAGATTTTCTTTAGCGTTTTTGATTATAACACTGACTGTTCATACTCTGTTAAATACTGGAATGAAACAGAAAGGAAGTGTTAGAATCAGCAGATTTAAAGTTCATCAAATCTCTGTGAGAACAACAAATTTCTAGgtttttataattttatattgaaaAGCATTAAATAGCTCCAAATTAAAAGGCTAAATGTGAGATCTCATGATTTGAACAAGATTACAGTCAGACATATAGAGACAATTAGATTTTATACAATAGCCTCAGAAGCTTTACCTGCTTTAAGTACGCTAGAATAGGTGTTGGGAATATGAAGTCTATTATTAGCTTACTCATAATTAATAATGATTGATAAATTAAAGTACCTGACCCTTGTTTTAAGTTGGACACAAAGAAATGCGCTGctaaaaaacaacacagataACTTGATAAATCAAAGGTAAAATGGCTGATGATCCAACAGTGGTCACTCACTGTAAAGTTTGGCTATGGTGGTTTTATTTCCTGATGGTTTCTCTGTGCTCAGCAGAAGCATCACAGCATATTCATCATAGTTGGTATGAACCACAAAGGCATCAACATCGGCCCCGAGCCCTGGAGAAAAAGTGTTAATGCATCAGGCTTTCTGAGTATTATTTTAGCATTATGagaatgtttttattgtacACATGTCACAGAAAGGATGTACTATATATGCAGGAACGCAGGAAAACATACTTGCAGTGTGGTAGAAGAATCGCCCTGGAGTGTCCGTCAAACTGTAATCTGTTGAAGTCTCCGTACACAAGCTGTTCCTAtatgcagacacaaacacatgaaaggTTATACTGAGTGTAGCATACTCACCCACTGCATGAGAAACAGCATGCGGGTGAACCTGACCTGAAAGTGGTGGCTGTCATGGTGAAGTTCTCCTCAGATGCAACATGTTTCAGCTCAAGCGCAACAATGACAGGGTTTCCCCTCTTACGCTGCATATAATGAGGGCAGGTAGACACCACTGCCACCTCATACCACTTTCCCATAAACTGCGAGGAACACGTCATAACATAAAACAGAAAGATACTAATATTATAAAATGGAccagtcaaaacaaaacagaacagctTAAAAATGTCATAAGCGCAGTTTTGAATTCTGTCAAGGAGTGTGCAGATGTGAGGGAGTAAAGTTTAGGTATTGCATAAGAGAAGGATCTGGCACCCAGAGTTCTAAGGTTAATGAAAAGTAGTCCTGCTGATGAACACGGCAGGGAGCAGAAGGAAGTTTAAGTTTGGAGGAGATCAGTGAAATATGCAGGGCAGAGCCTGTGAAGAACTTCGAATGTTAATAGTCATGTTTTTAGGGTGAATTCATGGCAGTACAGGGAGCCAgtgtactgtggatgaatcAGCAGGGGTGTGACATGTTTAGCTGACTTCTGGATAAGCTGATGTTTGTCAGGAATTTGTGCCAAGATTGCTGAAGTCAAGGCGTGGTGTGACAAGACTCATAATTACTGTACATTAAAACATGTGGATTGACGTGCAGCAATAAAAACAACCTCAGATATTATTGAATGAAAAGAAGTGATAAACTTTGCTGTTGGGTGGGGTGGGAAATAACTAAAgaaatttcattttttagtattttatccACTCACCTGCTCCAAATCAAAGTTCTCCTGGGCCAGGGTAAGATTTTGTGGCTCCACAGGAGATACCTGGAAGGTCACGAGGGCCCACCCCATGACCAGTACAGACACAGGCCTGACTGCTCCCTGCATTTTGTTAGCCTGCCTGTCCAACCTGTCTCTTTCTGTCACCTCCCAGAAACTTTTGTCTGCTGCCTTTCTGGGTCAAACGGACACCCTGCGTATGTGGCTTTTGTGAATCCCCTCTCAAGACACGACCAAGAAAAGCAAGAACAGACACAACTTAAAGAGCAAAGTTCTGACGATCAGTGTGTCTGTGCACAGAGGTGTGTGCATGTCACTGTGTGTCCTTTGGTCCAAATAATCAGAAATGAATTGCTGGACTTCAGAGTTTGATGCTAAAACAAACAACTGATCAATACACGTTAGCAATTAACAGATTGTGGGGAAATGTAGCATTAGTATCAGCCACAGAGACTTTTTGATGTTACCACAGACAGAAGTGTCCCTTCAACACACAGCTCATTTAATCTCATTTCTCATGGTATCATGATATCTGCATCATAAACTGTATGTCACATACTGGTGTGTATGTGCCACCTGGTGTTcactgagggaaaaaaaacttcctTTCAGTGACCTTTAGACCACTTGTTTTGTGCCACAAATGCAGTAGAAACTGTAGATAATCTACTCagagatttatttattatgtccaggctgaatatttatttaattatgtcAACAGTGTGAAAGAGCACAGCTGATATGGCTCAGGGGGCAGTCGATGAAGCAGCCAACTTTTATCTACATTTGTCTTTTCAGTGTGAACATATGCAGCAAtactttatgcaagagaaagTGTTTGTGCATATGCAGGTAAAATTTCTTATTTCAAGGAAAATGCAGCTGATCAGAAATATATTTATTGATATATTGATGACTATATCGCCAATATTATAGCTGGTAGAGGTAACTGTCAGGCGATGAACATATAGATCACAGTAAAACACAGAATTACATACTAACATATTTTACATGTAACCataatttta from the Oreochromis niloticus isolate F11D_XX linkage group LG7, O_niloticus_UMD_NMBU, whole genome shotgun sequence genome contains:
- the LOC100707613 gene encoding protein AMBP, whose translation is MQGAVRPVSVLVMGWALVTFQVSPVEPQNLTLAQENFDLEQFMGKWYEVAVVSTCPHYMQRKRGNPVIVALELKHVASEENFTMTATTFRNSLCTETSTDYSLTDTPGRFFYHTARLGADVDAFVVHTNYDEYAVMLLLSTEKPSGNKTTIAKLYSRTVEAGPAVLDHFKTLVREHGMRDDAVIMNQDKGECVPGEKMTETPTQVFVPKRVK